A single region of the Paraburkholderia sprentiae WSM5005 genome encodes:
- the gmhB gene encoding D-glycero-beta-D-manno-heptose 1,7-bisphosphate 7-phosphatase, giving the protein MPIKKVVILDRDGVINADSDAFIKSPDEWVALPGALEAIARLNQAGYRVAIATNQSGIGRGLFDMDALNAMHLKMHRMAAAVGARIEAVFFCPHTAEDHCECRKPKPGMLKMITERFEIDPAHTPTVGDSLRDLQAGAALGHPVHLVLTGKGRKTLAAGGLPEGTIVHDDLRAFALDFLADVQE; this is encoded by the coding sequence ATGCCGATCAAGAAAGTGGTGATCCTCGACCGCGACGGCGTGATCAACGCCGACTCCGACGCGTTCATCAAGTCGCCCGACGAATGGGTCGCGCTGCCAGGCGCGCTGGAAGCGATCGCGCGCCTGAACCAGGCGGGCTATCGCGTCGCGATCGCGACGAACCAGTCAGGCATCGGTCGCGGCCTATTCGACATGGACGCGTTGAACGCGATGCATCTCAAGATGCACCGGATGGCGGCAGCGGTCGGCGCGCGCATCGAAGCGGTGTTCTTCTGCCCGCATACGGCGGAAGATCACTGCGAATGCCGTAAACCGAAACCCGGCATGCTGAAGATGATCACCGAGCGTTTCGAGATCGATCCGGCGCATACGCCGACGGTCGGCGATTCGCTGCGCGATCTGCAAGCGGGCGCCGCGCTCGGTCACCCGGTGCATCTGGTGTTGACCGGCAAGGGCCGCAAGACCCTCGCCGCGGGCGGCCTGCCCGAAGGCACGATCGTTCACGACGACCTGCGCGCGTTCGCGCTCGACTTTCTCGCCGACGTTCAGGAATAA
- the glyS gene encoding glycine--tRNA ligase subunit beta, protein MTQSQPATLLVELLTEELPPKALARLGDAFAEGIAQRLAARDLIDGEPSFERFATPRRLAVTIHNVRALAPEKHVREKVLPVSVALDKDGQPTAPLAKKLAALGFPDFTVSELERAPDGKAEAFFLRYAAPGATLADGLQGALDETLAKLPIAKPMTYQRPDGSSVQFVRPAHRLTALHGEEIVPVSALGIDADDTTLGHRFLSEGFVQIQHAQSYAETLEHKGRVIASFAKRKQAIRSQLLEQAGEDEVVMPEALLDEVTSLVEWPVVYACRFEDEFLQVPQECLILTMQTNQKYFALTDANGKLRSRFLIVSNIETATPVEIVEGNERVVRPRLADAKFFFTQDKKKPLAARVPLLANVVYHNKLGSALQRVERLEGLAGAIATLTGADVALAKRAARLAKADLITDMVGEFPELQGTMGTYYARHDGEPEEVALACSEHYLPRFSGDALPTTATGTVVALADKLETLVGIWGIGLQPTGEKDPFALRRHALGVLRILVEKQLNVDFVELLRAAYAQFASVPNVADSTDAIYVFSMDRLRGLLRERGYAAGEIDAVLALNPTRLDDIVARLDAVREFASLAEAASLAAANKRISNILKKSEGVTNGGVQPGLLTEAAEQALNAQLEQVTPRVQSQLAVRDYTGALTALAALREPVDKFFNDVMVNAEDPALRANRLALLGALHQQMNCVADISRLAA, encoded by the coding sequence ATGACTCAATCTCAACCCGCAACCCTGCTCGTCGAGCTGCTGACCGAAGAACTGCCGCCGAAGGCGCTCGCGCGTCTCGGCGACGCCTTTGCCGAAGGCATTGCGCAGCGCCTCGCGGCGCGCGACCTGATCGACGGCGAGCCGTCGTTCGAACGATTTGCGACGCCGCGTCGCCTCGCGGTGACGATTCACAACGTGCGCGCGCTCGCGCCGGAAAAACACGTGCGCGAAAAAGTGTTGCCCGTGTCCGTCGCGCTCGACAAAGACGGCCAGCCCACCGCGCCGCTCGCGAAGAAGCTCGCCGCGCTCGGCTTCCCCGACTTCACCGTGAGCGAGCTCGAACGCGCGCCGGACGGCAAGGCCGAAGCGTTCTTCCTGCGCTACGCGGCCCCGGGCGCGACGCTCGCCGATGGCCTGCAAGGCGCGCTCGACGAGACGCTCGCGAAGCTGCCGATCGCAAAGCCGATGACCTATCAGCGTCCGGACGGTTCGAGCGTGCAGTTCGTGCGCCCGGCGCATCGGCTGACCGCGTTGCACGGCGAAGAGATCGTGCCGGTGAGCGCGCTCGGCATCGACGCCGACGACACCACGCTCGGCCACCGCTTCCTGTCCGAAGGCTTCGTGCAGATCCAGCACGCGCAGTCGTATGCCGAAACGCTCGAACACAAGGGCCGCGTGATCGCGAGCTTCGCGAAGCGCAAGCAAGCGATCCGCTCGCAACTGCTCGAGCAGGCCGGTGAAGACGAGGTCGTGATGCCCGAAGCGCTGCTCGACGAGGTCACATCGCTGGTCGAATGGCCGGTCGTCTATGCGTGCCGCTTTGAGGACGAATTCCTGCAAGTGCCGCAGGAATGCCTGATCCTGACGATGCAGACGAATCAGAAGTACTTCGCGCTGACCGATGCGAACGGCAAGCTGCGCTCGCGCTTTCTGATCGTCTCGAACATCGAGACGGCGACGCCGGTCGAGATCGTCGAAGGCAATGAGCGCGTGGTGCGCCCGCGCCTCGCCGACGCGAAGTTCTTCTTCACGCAGGACAAGAAGAAGCCGCTCGCGGCTCGCGTGCCGCTGCTCGCGAACGTGGTCTATCACAACAAGCTCGGCTCGGCGCTGCAACGCGTGGAGCGGCTCGAAGGACTGGCCGGCGCGATCGCGACACTGACCGGCGCCGACGTCGCGCTGGCCAAGCGCGCCGCGCGCCTCGCGAAGGCCGACCTGATCACCGACATGGTCGGCGAATTCCCCGAGCTGCAAGGCACGATGGGCACGTACTACGCGCGCCACGACGGCGAGCCGGAAGAAGTGGCGCTGGCGTGTTCGGAACACTACCTGCCGCGCTTCTCCGGCGACGCTTTGCCCACCACCGCGACCGGCACCGTCGTCGCGCTCGCGGACAAGCTCGAAACGCTGGTCGGCATCTGGGGCATCGGCCTGCAGCCCACCGGCGAGAAAGACCCGTTCGCGCTGCGCCGTCATGCGCTCGGCGTGCTGCGCATTCTGGTCGAGAAGCAGTTGAACGTCGACTTCGTCGAGCTGCTGCGCGCCGCTTATGCGCAATTCGCCAGCGTGCCGAACGTGGCCGATTCGACCGACGCGATCTACGTGTTCAGCATGGATCGCCTGCGCGGCCTGCTGCGTGAACGCGGCTATGCAGCCGGCGAAATCGACGCGGTGCTCGCGCTGAACCCGACGCGGCTCGACGACATCGTCGCGCGCCTCGATGCGGTGCGCGAATTCGCGTCGCTCGCGGAAGCCGCATCGCTAGCGGCGGCCAATAAGCGTATCTCGAACATCCTGAAGAAGTCGGAAGGCGTGACGAACGGCGGCGTGCAGCCCGGATTGCTCACCGAAGCAGCGGAGCAGGCGCTCAACGCGCAGCTCGAACAGGTGACGCCGCGCGTGCAATCGCAACTGGCCGTGCGCGACTACACCGGCGCGCTGACGGCACTGGCCGCGCTGCGCGAGCCGGTCGATAAGTTCTTCAATGACGTGATGGTCAACGCCGAAGACCCGGCGTTGCGCGCGAACCGCCTGGCTCTGCTCGGCGCTCTGCATCAGCAGATGAACTGCGTCGCCGATATTTCCCGACTCGCCGCCTGA
- the glyQ gene encoding glycine--tRNA ligase subunit alpha, which produces MLTFQQIILTLQSYWDKQGCALLQPIDMEVGAGTSHVHTFLRAIGPEPWRAAYVQPSRRPKDGRYGENPNRLQHYYQYQVVLKPAPENILDLYLGSLEALGFDLKQNDVRFVEDDWENPTLGAWGLGWEVWLNGMEVTQFTYFQQVGGLDCKPVLGEITYGLERLAMYLQKVENVYDLVWTEWEEQGPNGPELRRLTYGDVYHQNEVEQSTYNFEHANVDLLFTFFNSYEAEAKRMIDAQIALPAYELVLKAGHTFNLLDARGAISVTERAAYIGRIRALSRLVAQAYYDSREKLGFPMLGNPVHGVPGLTTDAQEAAMPAWAPPLKVERKIDQD; this is translated from the coding sequence ATGCTCACGTTTCAGCAAATCATCCTGACCTTGCAGTCCTACTGGGACAAGCAGGGCTGCGCGTTGCTCCAGCCGATCGACATGGAAGTCGGCGCGGGCACCTCCCACGTCCACACGTTCCTGCGCGCAATCGGCCCCGAGCCGTGGCGCGCCGCCTACGTGCAGCCGTCGCGCCGCCCGAAGGACGGCCGCTACGGCGAGAACCCGAACCGTCTGCAGCACTACTACCAGTACCAGGTGGTGCTCAAGCCCGCACCGGAAAACATTCTCGACCTGTACCTCGGCTCGCTCGAAGCGCTCGGCTTCGACCTGAAGCAGAACGACGTGCGTTTCGTCGAGGACGACTGGGAAAATCCGACGCTCGGTGCGTGGGGTCTCGGCTGGGAAGTGTGGCTCAACGGCATGGAAGTGACGCAGTTCACGTACTTCCAGCAGGTCGGCGGTCTCGACTGCAAGCCGGTGCTCGGCGAAATCACCTACGGTCTCGAGCGCCTCGCGATGTATCTGCAGAAGGTCGAGAACGTCTACGACCTCGTCTGGACCGAGTGGGAAGAACAAGGCCCGAACGGCCCCGAACTGCGCCGCCTGACCTACGGCGACGTGTATCACCAGAACGAGGTCGAGCAGTCCACGTATAACTTCGAGCACGCGAACGTCGATCTGTTGTTCACCTTCTTCAACAGCTACGAAGCGGAAGCGAAGCGCATGATCGATGCGCAGATCGCGCTGCCCGCCTATGAACTCGTGCTGAAGGCCGGCCACACGTTCAACCTGCTCGACGCGCGCGGCGCGATTTCGGTCACCGAACGCGCGGCGTACATCGGCCGGATTCGCGCGCTGTCGCGTCTGGTCGCGCAGGCCTATTACGACTCGCGCGAAAAGCTCGGCTTCCCGATGCTCGGCAATCCGGTGCACGGCGTGCCCGGCCTCACGACCGACGCGCAGGAAGCCGCGATGCCCGCGTGGGCGCCGCCGCTGAAAGTCGAACGCAAGATCGATCAGGACTGA
- a CDS encoding FMN-binding glutamate synthase family protein: MFSRRYLAIWCAIALTAGCAALAATHRLSWFWIIVPAALVALGVFDLTQQRHAILRNYPLWGHLRFVFEFIRPEIRQYFVEDDTDEKPFSRAQRSIVYQRAKNDVDSRPYGTRIDVKAVAHEWISHSLAPTTLDGHDFRIVVGADRAQPYSMSIFNVSAMSFGSLSANAIMALNLGAKKGNFAHDTGEGSMSTYHREHGGDIIWEIASGYFGCRNDDGTFNAQKFARQAAEPQVKMIEVKLSQGAKPGHGGVLPAAKITPEIAETRGVPMGRDCISPATHSEFSTPRELLEFVERLRTLSGGKPTGFKLCIGHPWEFFGIAKAMLETGILPDFIVVDGAEGGTGAAPLEFTDHVGVPLQEGLLLVHNTLVGIGLRQRIRIGASGKMITAFDIAKTLAIGADWVNAARGFMFAVGCIQAQTCHTGRCPTGVATQDPVRQRALVVPDKADRVFNFHHNTLHALQEIIQAAGLRHPAELRAHHIVRRVSSHEVRLMSDLLKYLEPNDLLNGNYRYTLFETYWPIAQSDSFSPKAELAAS, from the coding sequence ATGTTTTCTCGACGCTATCTGGCCATCTGGTGCGCAATCGCGCTCACCGCGGGATGTGCCGCGCTCGCCGCGACGCATCGCCTGTCGTGGTTCTGGATCATCGTGCCGGCCGCGCTCGTCGCACTCGGCGTGTTCGACCTGACCCAGCAACGCCACGCGATCCTGCGCAACTACCCGCTGTGGGGCCACCTGCGTTTCGTTTTCGAATTCATCCGCCCCGAGATCCGTCAGTATTTCGTCGAAGACGATACCGACGAGAAGCCGTTCTCGCGTGCGCAACGCAGCATCGTCTATCAGCGCGCGAAGAACGACGTCGACAGCCGGCCGTACGGCACGCGGATCGACGTGAAGGCGGTCGCGCACGAATGGATCAGCCACTCGCTCGCGCCGACCACGCTCGACGGTCACGACTTTCGCATCGTCGTCGGAGCGGATCGCGCGCAGCCCTATTCGATGTCGATCTTCAACGTATCGGCGATGAGCTTCGGCTCGTTGTCGGCCAACGCGATCATGGCGCTGAATCTCGGCGCGAAGAAAGGCAACTTCGCGCACGACACCGGCGAAGGCTCGATGTCGACATATCACCGCGAACATGGCGGCGACATCATCTGGGAGATCGCCTCCGGCTACTTCGGATGCCGTAACGACGACGGCACCTTCAACGCCCAAAAATTCGCCAGGCAGGCCGCCGAACCGCAGGTGAAGATGATCGAGGTGAAGCTGTCGCAAGGCGCGAAGCCCGGCCACGGCGGCGTGCTGCCGGCCGCGAAGATCACGCCCGAAATCGCCGAGACGCGCGGCGTGCCGATGGGCCGCGACTGCATTTCTCCGGCGACGCACTCCGAGTTCTCGACGCCGCGCGAGCTGCTCGAATTCGTCGAGCGGCTGCGCACGCTGTCGGGCGGCAAACCGACTGGCTTCAAGCTGTGCATCGGGCATCCATGGGAATTTTTCGGGATCGCGAAGGCGATGCTGGAAACGGGCATCCTGCCGGACTTCATCGTCGTCGACGGCGCGGAAGGCGGCACCGGCGCGGCGCCGCTCGAATTCACCGATCACGTCGGCGTGCCGTTGCAGGAAGGGCTGCTGCTCGTGCACAACACGCTGGTCGGCATCGGTCTGCGCCAGCGCATCCGCATCGGCGCGAGCGGCAAGATGATCACCGCGTTCGATATCGCGAAGACGCTCGCGATCGGCGCGGATTGGGTCAACGCAGCGCGCGGCTTCATGTTCGCGGTCGGCTGCATCCAGGCGCAGACCTGCCACACCGGCCGTTGCCCGACCGGCGTCGCGACCCAGGATCCGGTGCGCCAGCGCGCGCTCGTCGTGCCCGACAAGGCCGATCGCGTGTTCAACTTCCACCACAACACGCTGCACGCGCTACAGGAAATCATCCAGGCCGCCGGGCTCCGGCATCCGGCGGAACTGCGCGCGCATCACATCGTGCGGCGCGTCTCGTCGCATGAGGTGCGGCTGATGTCCGATCTGCTCAAGTATCTCGAACCGAACGATCTGCTCAACGGTAACTATCGCTATACGTTGTTCGAGACCTACTGGCCGATCGCGCAAAGCGATTCGTTCTCGCCGAAGGCGGAGTTGGCGGCGAGCTGA
- the mnmA gene encoding tRNA 2-thiouridine(34) synthase MnmA produces MSKRKVVVGMSGGVDSSVTAWLLKEQGYDVVGLFMKNWEDDDDSEYCSTRQDWIDVVSVADLIGIDVEAVNFAAEYKDRVFAEFLREYSAGRTPNPDVLCNAEIKFKAFLDHAMSLGAQTIATGHYARVRENDGRFELLKALDHTKDQSYFLHRLNQAQLSKTLFPLGEIPKTKVREIAAQIGLPNAKKKDSTGICFIGERPFRDFLNRYLPTRPGPMKTTDGKTVGEHIGLAFYTFGQRKGIGLGGSKDGSGEPWFAAGKDIPTNTLYVAQGHDHPWLLCHTLSAGNTSWVAGEPPADGFACGAKTRYRQADARCTFNAATTGGSGEGLFELTFDAAQWAVTPGQSAVLYDGDVCLGGGIIERAMTGQPAELPPDQAPKQTRAQRRKQAHQPKQPPAPSHDEPQAPRQKAALLGAR; encoded by the coding sequence ATGAGCAAGCGCAAAGTCGTAGTAGGCATGTCGGGCGGCGTCGATTCGTCGGTCACCGCGTGGCTCCTGAAGGAACAGGGCTACGACGTGGTCGGCCTGTTCATGAAGAACTGGGAAGACGACGACGACAGCGAATACTGCTCGACCCGCCAGGACTGGATCGACGTGGTGTCGGTGGCGGACCTGATCGGCATCGACGTGGAGGCGGTCAACTTCGCGGCCGAGTATAAGGACCGCGTGTTCGCCGAATTCCTGCGCGAGTATTCGGCCGGCCGCACGCCGAACCCGGACGTGCTGTGCAACGCCGAAATCAAGTTCAAGGCGTTCCTCGATCACGCGATGTCGCTCGGCGCGCAAACCATTGCGACCGGCCACTATGCGCGCGTGCGCGAGAATGACGGCCGCTTCGAGCTGCTCAAGGCGCTCGACCATACGAAAGATCAGTCGTACTTCCTGCATCGGCTGAACCAGGCGCAGCTGTCGAAAACGCTGTTCCCGCTCGGCGAAATTCCCAAGACGAAAGTGCGCGAGATCGCCGCGCAGATCGGTTTGCCGAACGCGAAGAAGAAGGATTCGACCGGCATCTGCTTCATCGGCGAGCGACCGTTCCGCGACTTCCTGAACCGCTATCTGCCGACCCGACCCGGCCCGATGAAGACCACCGACGGCAAAACCGTCGGCGAGCACATCGGCCTCGCGTTCTACACGTTCGGCCAGCGCAAGGGCATCGGCCTCGGCGGCAGCAAGGACGGCAGCGGCGAGCCGTGGTTCGCCGCGGGCAAGGACATTCCGACCAATACGCTGTACGTCGCGCAGGGGCACGATCATCCGTGGCTGCTGTGCCATACGCTGTCGGCGGGCAACACGAGCTGGGTCGCGGGCGAGCCGCCGGCCGACGGCTTCGCGTGCGGTGCAAAGACGCGCTACCGGCAGGCCGACGCGCGGTGCACGTTCAACGCGGCGACGACAGGCGGCTCCGGCGAAGGCCTGTTCGAGCTGACCTTCGACGCCGCGCAATGGGCCGTCACGCCGGGGCAATCGGCGGTGCTGTACGACGGCGACGTGTGCCTCGGCGGCGGCATCATCGAACGCGCGATGACGGGGCAGCCGGCCGAGCTGCCGCCGGATCAGGCGCCGAAACAGACACGCGCGCAGCGCCGCAAGCAGGCGCATCAGCCAAAGCAGCCGCCAGCTCCATCGCACGACGAACCGCAAGCCCCGCGGCAGAAAGCGGCGCTGCTCGGCGCGCGTTGA
- a CDS encoding NUDIX hydrolase, with protein sequence MKPETWLPHVSVAAIVERDGRFLLVEEHTAAGLRLNQPAGHLEAGETLLEAVIRETLEETGHPFAPEALVGMYMAHFERPDRAGITYLRFTYCGAGGEPDPASSLDPDIVRTLWMSAEELRACPERHRTPLVMRCIDDYLAGRRFPLDFVHTHSVGPKR encoded by the coding sequence ATGAAACCGGAAACCTGGCTGCCGCACGTAAGCGTCGCGGCGATCGTCGAGCGTGACGGGCGTTTCCTGCTGGTCGAGGAACACACCGCCGCCGGCCTGCGCCTGAACCAGCCTGCCGGCCACCTCGAGGCGGGCGAAACGCTGCTGGAAGCGGTGATCCGCGAAACGCTCGAGGAAACCGGCCATCCGTTCGCGCCCGAGGCGCTCGTCGGTATGTACATGGCCCACTTCGAGCGGCCGGACCGCGCGGGCATCACCTACCTGCGCTTCACCTATTGCGGCGCGGGCGGCGAGCCCGACCCGGCGAGTTCGCTCGACCCCGACATCGTCCGCACGCTGTGGATGAGCGCCGAAGAGTTGCGCGCATGCCCCGAGCGGCATCGCACGCCCCTCGTGATGCGGTGCATCGACGACTACCTGGCCGGCCGACGTTTCCCGCTCGACTTCGTTCACACGCATTCGGTCGGACCGAAGCGATAA
- a CDS encoding Re/Si-specific NAD(P)(+) transhydrogenase subunit alpha — MHIGVPAETRAHETRVAATPETVRKYVAQGHRVTLQSGAGAGASFPDHAYADVGADIVDAATAFGAELVLKVQSPTDAELPLLRRGATLVGMLDPFDTANAGKLAAAGVTAFALEAAPRTTRAQSLDVLSSQANIAGYKAVLLAATLYPRFMPMLMTAAGTVKAARVLILGAGVAGLQAIATAKRLGAVLEASDVRPAVKEQIESLGAKFLDVPYETDEEREAAQGVGGYARPMPPSWLARQSALVHERAKQADVVISTALIPGRAAPTLLSVDTVQAMKPGSVIVDLAAGRGAEVDGRRGGNCPLTEADQVVVRHGVQIVGYTNLAAMVPADASSLYARNLLDFLKLIVTKEGTLHIDLADDIVAATLLARDGQLTRNA; from the coding sequence ATGCACATCGGAGTGCCAGCCGAGACGCGCGCGCATGAAACCCGCGTTGCCGCGACGCCCGAAACGGTCAGGAAGTACGTGGCGCAAGGCCACCGGGTCACGCTGCAGAGCGGCGCGGGCGCCGGCGCGAGCTTTCCCGATCACGCCTATGCGGACGTGGGCGCGGACATCGTCGATGCCGCCACCGCGTTCGGCGCCGAGCTCGTCCTCAAGGTCCAATCCCCCACCGATGCCGAACTGCCGCTGCTCAGGCGCGGCGCGACGCTCGTCGGCATGCTCGATCCGTTCGACACCGCCAATGCGGGCAAGCTCGCCGCGGCCGGCGTCACCGCGTTCGCGCTCGAAGCCGCGCCGCGCACGACGCGCGCGCAGAGCCTCGACGTGCTGTCGTCGCAGGCGAATATCGCCGGTTACAAGGCGGTGCTGCTCGCGGCGACGCTGTATCCCCGCTTCATGCCAATGCTGATGACCGCGGCCGGCACCGTGAAGGCCGCGCGCGTGCTGATTCTGGGCGCGGGCGTGGCCGGCCTGCAGGCGATCGCGACCGCGAAGCGCCTGGGCGCGGTGCTGGAGGCGTCCGACGTGCGCCCGGCCGTCAAGGAGCAGATCGAATCGCTCGGCGCGAAGTTTCTCGACGTGCCCTACGAAACCGACGAGGAGCGCGAGGCCGCGCAGGGCGTCGGCGGCTACGCGCGGCCGATGCCGCCGTCGTGGCTCGCGCGCCAGTCGGCGCTCGTGCACGAGCGCGCGAAGCAGGCCGACGTGGTGATCTCGACCGCGCTGATTCCGGGCCGCGCGGCGCCGACGCTGCTGTCGGTCGACACCGTGCAGGCAATGAAACCGGGCTCCGTAATCGTCGACCTCGCGGCCGGCCGCGGCGCCGAGGTCGATGGCCGGCGCGGTGGCAACTGTCCGCTGACCGAGGCGGATCAGGTGGTGGTGCGCCATGGCGTGCAGATCGTCGGCTATACGAATCTCGCCGCGATGGTGCCGGCCGACGCGTCGTCGCTGTACGCGCGCAACCTGCTCGACTTCCTGAAGCTGATCGTCACGAAGGAAGGCACGCTGCATATCGATCTCGCGGACGATATCGTCGCGGCCACGCTGCTGGCCCG